A section of the Verrucomicrobium sp. GAS474 genome encodes:
- a CDS encoding AtpZ/AtpI family protein has translation MNKPDGIPPHGDPLLVRQVEAKARRKAKGRRNPAPGVWFGLGMMGLIGWSVVVPTLLGALLGLWLDGHHPASRSWTLALLVAGLVIGCANAWHWVSKEEKAMREEEEGKDE, from the coding sequence ATGAATAAGCCCGACGGTATTCCTCCGCATGGCGATCCTCTCCTGGTGCGGCAGGTCGAGGCGAAGGCGCGGCGCAAGGCCAAGGGGCGCCGTAACCCTGCACCGGGTGTTTGGTTCGGCCTGGGAATGATGGGGCTGATCGGCTGGTCGGTCGTCGTTCCCACGCTGCTCGGCGCGCTGCTTGGTCTCTGGCTGGACGGGCATCATCCGGCGAGCCGGTCGTGGACATTGGCGCTACTGGTGGCGGGCCTGGTGATCGGGTGCGCCAACGCCTGGCATTGGGTGTCCAAGGAGGAGAAGGCGATGCGGGAGGAAGAGGAGGGGAAGGATGAATGA
- a CDS encoding ATP synthase subunit I, translated as MNEALIRVLAWVVGVGLGVLFFGGLWWTVRKGLSSSQPAFWFFGSLFVRFGITLAGFYFVARDHWDRLLLCLLGFILARLLVMWFALPTKKSQRQSQPSILEPPHAP; from the coding sequence ATGAATGAGGCTCTGATACGGGTGCTGGCGTGGGTGGTTGGCGTGGGATTGGGGGTGCTTTTCTTCGGCGGTCTTTGGTGGACTGTCAGGAAGGGACTTTCATCCTCGCAGCCCGCCTTCTGGTTCTTTGGCAGCCTGTTCGTTCGCTTCGGGATTACCTTGGCCGGATTTTACTTTGTCGCGCGAGACCATTGGGATCGGCTGCTGCTCTGTCTTCTCGGATTCATCCTGGCCCGGCTCTTGGTGATGTGGTTTGCGCTTCCGACCAAGAAAAGCCAGCGCCAGAGCCAACCCTCCATTCTGGAGCCACCTCATGCGCCTTAG
- a CDS encoding F0F1 ATP synthase subunit A gives MRLSPDEMIFWQGGFLKLNATIVFTWALMLALTVGSWVVTRRLSTGMDRSRWQNFLEIIVTGIEKQIEDVGLRHPRAYIGFLGTLFLFVASASLCTVLPGFEPPTASLSTTAALALCVFAAVPLFGIEEQGLRGYLRSYVDPTVIMLPFNLISELSRTLALAVRLFGNMMSGAMILGILLTITPFLFPIVMTALGLLTGMVQAYIFTILAAVYIAAAVRIGPQKIQPDPLTAPKT, from the coding sequence ATGCGCCTTAGCCCCGACGAGATGATCTTCTGGCAAGGCGGGTTTCTGAAGCTCAACGCCACCATCGTCTTCACTTGGGCATTGATGCTGGCGCTCACCGTCGGTTCCTGGGTGGTCACTCGAAGACTCTCAACGGGCATGGATCGCTCTCGTTGGCAGAACTTCCTCGAAATCATTGTCACAGGCATCGAAAAGCAGATCGAAGACGTCGGCCTGCGCCATCCGAGAGCCTATATCGGTTTCCTCGGCACTCTTTTCCTGTTCGTCGCTTCGGCCAGCCTCTGTACGGTCCTTCCTGGTTTCGAGCCTCCGACGGCTTCCCTTTCGACGACGGCGGCTCTTGCGTTGTGTGTCTTTGCGGCCGTGCCGCTTTTCGGCATCGAGGAGCAGGGGCTGAGAGGATACCTACGATCTTATGTGGATCCGACCGTGATCATGCTGCCGTTCAACCTCATCAGCGAATTGTCTCGGACGCTGGCGCTAGCCGTCCGCCTGTTCGGCAACATGATGAGCGGGGCGATGATCCTCGGTATTCTACTGACCATCACTCCGTTCCTTTTTCCGATTGTCATGACGGCGCTGGGACTGCTTACCGGCATGGTGCAGGCCTACATCTTTACTATTTTGGCCGCCGTTTACATTGCGGCGGCAGTCCGCATCGGGCCTCAAAAGATTCAGCCGGATCCCCTGACGGCACCCAAAACCTAA
- a CDS encoding F0F1 ATP synthase subunit epsilon: MNLKVLLPFQIFAEKSDVSRIVAETKEGSFGILPRRLDCVAALVPGILTYETEADGEVFVAVDEGVLVKTGPDVFVSVRRAMTGVDLGQLRDAVEKEFLTLDAQEESVRSASAKLEAGFLRRFATLRHE; encoded by the coding sequence ATGAATCTTAAGGTCCTTCTCCCGTTTCAGATCTTTGCGGAGAAAAGCGACGTCTCCCGCATCGTGGCGGAGACGAAGGAAGGATCGTTCGGAATACTGCCCCGTCGTCTCGATTGTGTCGCGGCGTTGGTGCCGGGAATTCTGACCTATGAGACGGAGGCCGACGGGGAGGTCTTCGTGGCCGTCGATGAGGGAGTGCTGGTGAAGACCGGCCCCGATGTCTTCGTCTCTGTCCGTCGGGCGATGACCGGGGTTGATCTCGGTCAACTGCGCGATGCGGTGGAGAAGGAGTTTTTGACCCTCGACGCCCAGGAGGAAAGCGTCCGTTCGGCCTCGGCGAAGTTGGAGGCGGGATTTCTGCGTCGTTTTGCGACTCTGCGTCATGAATAA